The following are from one region of the Sandaracinus amylolyticus genome:
- a CDS encoding Lrp/AsnC family transcriptional regulator, protein MRDPLDDIDRAILDALQRDARTSLAALADAVGLTTTPLRARLDRLEQSGVLRGYHADVDPAQVGRGVMAFVHVTLKDHALESHRRFVKATTAMPEVLEVHHIAGDEDFLLKVVVESVRAFESFLLDRLTPIAVIGRVKTTFVLSSAKHRGPVPLREDAPVRAKRSPR, encoded by the coding sequence ATGAGAGATCCGCTGGACGACATCGATCGCGCGATCCTCGACGCGCTGCAGCGCGACGCGCGGACCAGCCTCGCCGCGCTCGCCGACGCGGTGGGGCTCACCACGACGCCACTCCGGGCGCGGCTCGACCGGCTCGAGCAGAGCGGGGTGCTGCGCGGGTACCACGCCGACGTCGATCCGGCGCAGGTCGGGCGCGGGGTGATGGCGTTCGTGCACGTCACGCTGAAGGACCACGCGCTCGAGAGCCATCGCCGCTTCGTGAAGGCGACCACCGCGATGCCCGAGGTGCTCGAGGTGCACCACATCGCGGGGGACGAGGACTTCCTCCTCAAGGTCGTCGTCGAGAGCGTGCGTGCGTTCGAGTCGTTCCTGCTCGACCGGCTCACGCCGATCGCGGTGATCGGCCGGGTCAAGACGACGTTCGTGCTCTCGTCGGCGAAGCACCGCGGCCCGGTGCCGCTCCGGGAAGACGCGCCGGTGCGCGCGAAGCGGAGCCCGCGATGA
- a CDS encoding amylo-alpha-1,6-glucosidase, translating into MPGTATTLRWVGIGAPAPAEGIQSTTVNPDVRAATEGAPEWLVTNGLGGYACGTMTGLVTRRFHGYLVAALAAPRGRTMMLNNLRELVVGEQGPARLSEQPDPDVSHAPLATLREFRLELGLPVWTFEHAGQVLEKRIVLPHRQNTVYVVYTRVDGAGPLELQLDPWIHFRPHEGTLAGPIEGEYALRALGGRYEVEDVLDVGLPPLRLKIVGATSHFEIDERRIRNVRYLVEQSRGYDASGDLYSPGRFRAELVPGASVALVASVEDWRTIGALTPDLAIRAERARRERLVSIAHPGLHTSTASELVIAADQFIIHPAGRLEDAALAHAFGDEERTIVAGYHWFTDWGRDTMISLEGLTITTGRVEEAGYILRTFAKYVKDGLIPNMFPEGKGEGLYHTADATLWFFHATRRYVDASGDHDTLRRLLPLMADIVERHVEGTRFGIHVDPKDGLLAQGAAGYQLTWMDAKVGDLVVTPRRGKAVEINALWYNALRLMEEWAISERNDEEAAQRYRQLADRVRESFNARFWNERRGCLFDVIDGEDGHDDAIRPNQIFSISLPHAVLDPSRWEQVIEVVRANLLTPYGLRSLAPSDPDYQPQYFGDLRARDLAYHQGTIWPWLIGPYFDAWSKVHPDRIEEIRPTAISLGQHLASACIGSISEIFDAEPPYTPRGCCAQAWSVAEAIRVLAAVNVRRGVGIEAAAE; encoded by the coding sequence ATGCCCGGCACTGCTACCACGCTCCGATGGGTCGGCATCGGCGCGCCGGCTCCGGCCGAAGGAATCCAGTCGACCACCGTGAACCCCGACGTGCGCGCCGCGACCGAGGGTGCGCCCGAGTGGCTCGTCACCAACGGCCTCGGCGGATACGCGTGCGGCACGATGACCGGCCTCGTCACGCGCCGGTTCCACGGGTATCTCGTCGCCGCGCTGGCCGCCCCGCGCGGGCGCACGATGATGCTCAACAACCTACGCGAGCTCGTCGTCGGTGAGCAGGGCCCGGCGCGGCTCTCGGAGCAGCCGGATCCCGACGTCAGCCACGCACCGTTGGCCACGCTGCGCGAGTTCCGGCTCGAGCTCGGGCTGCCGGTGTGGACGTTCGAGCACGCGGGACAGGTGCTCGAGAAGCGCATCGTGCTGCCGCACCGGCAGAACACGGTCTACGTCGTCTACACGCGAGTGGACGGCGCCGGCCCGCTCGAGCTGCAGCTCGATCCCTGGATCCACTTCCGCCCTCACGAGGGCACGCTCGCCGGGCCGATCGAGGGCGAGTACGCGCTGCGGGCGCTCGGCGGTCGCTACGAGGTGGAGGACGTGCTCGACGTCGGCCTACCTCCGCTGCGCCTCAAGATCGTGGGCGCGACGTCGCACTTCGAGATCGACGAGCGGCGGATCCGCAACGTGCGCTACCTCGTCGAGCAGTCGCGCGGCTACGACGCGTCGGGCGATCTCTACAGCCCGGGGAGGTTCCGCGCGGAGCTCGTGCCGGGCGCGTCGGTCGCGCTCGTGGCGTCGGTCGAGGACTGGCGCACCATCGGCGCGCTCACGCCCGATCTCGCGATCCGCGCGGAGCGCGCGCGGCGCGAGCGGCTCGTCTCGATCGCGCATCCGGGGCTCCACACGAGCACGGCCTCGGAGCTCGTGATCGCCGCCGATCAGTTCATCATCCACCCCGCAGGCCGCCTCGAGGACGCCGCGCTCGCGCACGCGTTCGGCGACGAGGAGCGCACGATCGTCGCGGGCTACCACTGGTTCACGGATTGGGGCCGCGACACGATGATCAGCCTCGAGGGGCTGACGATCACGACCGGTCGCGTCGAGGAGGCGGGCTACATCCTCCGCACCTTCGCGAAGTACGTGAAGGACGGCCTCATCCCCAACATGTTCCCGGAGGGCAAGGGCGAGGGCCTCTATCACACGGCCGACGCGACGCTCTGGTTCTTCCACGCGACGCGGCGCTACGTCGACGCGAGCGGCGATCACGACACGCTGCGCCGCCTGCTCCCGCTGATGGCGGACATCGTCGAGCGACACGTCGAGGGCACGCGCTTCGGCATCCACGTCGATCCGAAGGACGGGCTGCTCGCGCAGGGCGCGGCGGGATACCAGCTCACGTGGATGGACGCGAAGGTCGGCGATCTCGTGGTGACGCCGCGCCGCGGCAAGGCCGTCGAGATCAACGCGCTCTGGTACAACGCGCTGCGCCTGATGGAGGAGTGGGCCATCAGCGAGCGGAACGACGAGGAGGCCGCGCAGCGCTATCGACAGCTCGCGGATCGGGTGCGCGAGTCGTTCAACGCGCGCTTCTGGAACGAGCGCCGCGGCTGCCTCTTCGACGTGATCGACGGCGAGGACGGACACGACGACGCGATCCGGCCCAACCAGATCTTCTCGATCTCGCTCCCGCACGCGGTGCTCGATCCGTCGCGCTGGGAGCAGGTCATCGAGGTCGTGCGCGCGAACCTGCTCACGCCGTACGGGCTGCGCTCGCTCGCGCCCTCGGATCCCGACTACCAGCCGCAGTACTTCGGCGACCTGCGCGCGCGCGATCTCGCGTACCACCAGGGCACGATCTGGCCGTGGCTGATCGGTCCGTACTTCGACGCGTGGAGCAAGGTGCACCCCGATCGCATCGAGGAGATCCGACCGACCGCGATCAGCCTCGGCCAGCACCTCGCGAGCGCGTGCATCGGGAGCATCAGCGAGATCTTCGACGCCGAGCCCCCTTACACGCCGCGCGGTTGCTGCGCGCAGGCATGGAGCGTGGCGGAGGCGATCCGCGTCCTCGCGGCGGTGAACGTACGGCGAGGCGTCGGCATCGAGGCCGCAGCAGAGTGA
- a CDS encoding SphA family protein yields the protein MRALSRALLLAALLTSAPAAAQDLGHRLIGTQGLHAGRRRDAGLYVADQLAYYTADALYDRTGAEVPIEDLRIDAIGNALGLSLVVELPDEATYVAVTAALPLAHASLSSDLPQVSLDRSGLGDVYVQPLSLGWRLPHVDVVTGYALYLPTGLFRLGEGSVSSGHITHELSLGTAIYVDEERRYSASAMASYDLNQTKNGIDIRRGDALTIQGGIGATLFDLVDVGVVGAALWQTTDDEGSDVPLVLQGARDRVFALGAEIGVMLPALPGRIGMRWVRELDVRSRTEGQVLVFQLSLVAWRPEPRSPR from the coding sequence ATGCGAGCCCTCTCTCGCGCGCTCCTCCTCGCGGCGCTCCTCACGAGCGCGCCAGCTGCGGCGCAGGATCTCGGTCACCGACTGATCGGGACGCAGGGGCTCCACGCCGGCCGACGCCGGGACGCAGGGCTCTACGTCGCGGATCAGCTCGCCTACTACACCGCGGACGCGCTCTACGATCGCACCGGCGCCGAGGTGCCGATCGAAGATCTGCGCATCGACGCGATCGGGAACGCGCTCGGTCTCTCGCTGGTCGTCGAGCTGCCCGACGAAGCGACGTACGTCGCGGTCACCGCCGCGCTGCCGCTCGCGCACGCCTCGCTCTCCTCCGACCTCCCCCAGGTCAGCCTCGATCGCTCGGGCCTCGGCGACGTGTACGTGCAGCCACTCTCGCTCGGCTGGCGCCTGCCCCACGTCGACGTCGTCACGGGGTACGCGCTCTATCTGCCGACCGGGCTCTTCCGCCTCGGCGAGGGCAGCGTGAGCAGCGGGCACATCACGCACGAGCTCTCGCTCGGCACCGCGATCTACGTCGACGAGGAGCGCCGCTACTCCGCGAGCGCGATGGCGAGCTACGACCTCAACCAGACGAAGAACGGGATCGACATCCGCCGCGGCGACGCCCTGACGATCCAAGGCGGCATCGGCGCGACGCTCTTCGATCTCGTCGACGTCGGCGTCGTCGGCGCTGCGCTCTGGCAGACCACCGACGACGAAGGCAGCGATGTACCGCTCGTGCTGCAGGGCGCGCGTGATCGCGTCTTCGCGCTCGGCGCCGAGATCGGCGTGATGTTGCCGGCGCTCCCAGGTCGCATCGGGATGCGCTGGGTGCGCGAGCTCGACGTGAGGTCGCGCACCGAGGGCCAGGTGCTCGTGTTCCAGCTCTCGCTCGTCGCGTGGCGTCCCGAGCCGCGATCTCCGCGGTGA
- the atpC gene encoding ATP synthase F1 subunit epsilon has protein sequence MAANPELLTLEVATPLGLVLRTEAESVAAPSVHGEFGVFAGHLPLLAALKPGVVKYRVAGKDHVAAVGAGFVEAGPDKVLLLCDVFAQPKEIDTAKVQSELEAAEKELAGYGELYEGPRYEELQRQIDWCLARLQAKADNGSHP, from the coding sequence ATGGCTGCCAATCCTGAGCTTCTGACTCTCGAGGTCGCGACTCCGCTCGGTCTCGTGCTCCGCACGGAGGCGGAGAGCGTGGCGGCGCCCAGCGTGCACGGCGAGTTCGGCGTGTTCGCGGGCCACCTCCCGCTGCTCGCCGCGCTCAAGCCGGGCGTCGTGAAGTATCGCGTCGCCGGCAAGGATCACGTGGCGGCGGTGGGCGCGGGCTTCGTCGAGGCGGGCCCCGACAAGGTGCTCCTCCTGTGCGACGTGTTCGCGCAGCCGAAGGAGATCGACACCGCGAAGGTGCAGAGCGAGCTCGAGGCGGCCGAGAAGGAGCTCGCGGGCTACGGCGAGCTCTACGAGGGGCCGCGCTACGAGGAGCTGCAGCGCCAGATCGACTGGTGCCTCGCGCGCCTCCAGGCGAAGGCGGACAACGGCTCGCACCCCTGA
- the atpD gene encoding F0F1 ATP synthase subunit beta, with product MAEAASQGRITQVIGPVVDVEFPPGTLPQVLTALRVTNKGISDEADNLVLEVAQHLGEGTVRAIAMDTTDGLVRGQPVKNTGKPIQMPVGPECLGRILNVVGEPVDGGPKVTAKQYSSIHKPAPAFTEQSTKVEIFETGIKVIDLLAPYRKGGKIGLFGGAGVGKTVLIMELINNVAKAHGGVSCFAGVGERTREGTDLKIEMTESLLGDGVTPVISKAALIYGQMNEPPGARARVALSALTVAEYFRDEQGQDVLLFVDNIFRFTQAGSEVSALLGRIPSAVGYQPTLATEMGALQERITSTNKGSITSVQAIYVPADDLTDPAPATAFAHLDATTVLSRDIAALGIYPAVDPLDSTSTMLSPGVIGERHYKIARQVQQTLQKYKDLQDIIAILGMDELSEDDRLVVDRARKIQRFLSQPFFVAQQFTGFEGKYVPLADSIAAFEEILSGSLDHIPEQAFYMKGNIDEVKAAAEKMKE from the coding sequence ATGGCCGAAGCTGCTTCCCAGGGTCGGATCACCCAGGTCATCGGCCCGGTGGTCGACGTCGAGTTCCCGCCTGGCACGCTGCCCCAGGTCCTCACCGCGCTGCGCGTGACGAACAAGGGCATCAGTGACGAGGCGGACAACCTCGTCCTCGAGGTCGCGCAGCACCTCGGCGAAGGCACCGTCCGCGCGATCGCGATGGACACGACCGACGGTCTGGTCCGCGGTCAGCCCGTGAAGAACACCGGCAAGCCGATCCAGATGCCGGTCGGCCCCGAGTGCCTCGGCCGCATCCTCAACGTCGTCGGCGAGCCCGTCGACGGCGGCCCGAAGGTCACCGCGAAGCAGTACTCGTCGATCCACAAGCCCGCGCCGGCCTTCACCGAGCAGTCGACGAAGGTCGAGATCTTCGAGACGGGCATCAAGGTCATCGACCTGCTCGCTCCGTATCGTAAGGGCGGCAAGATCGGCCTCTTCGGCGGCGCCGGCGTCGGCAAGACCGTGCTGATCATGGAGCTCATCAACAACGTCGCGAAGGCGCACGGCGGTGTGTCGTGCTTCGCGGGCGTCGGTGAGCGCACCCGCGAGGGCACCGACCTCAAGATCGAGATGACCGAGTCGCTCCTCGGCGACGGCGTCACGCCGGTCATCAGCAAGGCCGCGCTGATCTACGGCCAGATGAACGAGCCCCCCGGCGCGCGCGCCCGCGTCGCGCTCTCGGCGCTGACGGTCGCGGAGTACTTCCGCGACGAGCAGGGCCAGGACGTGCTGCTCTTCGTCGACAACATCTTCCGCTTCACCCAGGCGGGCTCCGAGGTGTCGGCGCTCCTCGGCCGCATCCCGAGCGCCGTCGGTTACCAGCCGACGCTCGCCACCGAGATGGGCGCTCTGCAGGAGCGCATCACCTCGACGAACAAGGGCTCGATCACCTCGGTGCAGGCGATCTACGTGCCCGCCGACGACCTCACCGACCCGGCGCCCGCGACGGCCTTCGCCCACCTCGACGCGACGACCGTTCTCTCGCGCGACATCGCGGCGCTCGGCATCTACCCGGCCGTCGATCCGCTCGACTCGACGAGCACGATGCTCTCGCCCGGGGTCATCGGCGAGCGCCACTACAAGATCGCGCGCCAGGTCCAGCAGACGCTCCAGAAGTACAAGGACCTGCAGGACATCATCGCGATCCTCGGCATGGACGAGCTGAGCGAGGACGACCGCCTCGTCGTCGACCGCGCCCGCAAGATCCAGCGCTTCCTCTCGCAGCCCTTCTTCGTCGCGCAGCAGTTCACCGGCTTCGAGGGCAAGTACGTCCCGCTCGCCGACTCGATCGCGGCGTTCGAGGAGATCCTCAGCGGCTCGCTCGATCACATCCCGGAGCAGGCCTTCTACATGAAGGGCAACATCGACGAGGTGAAGGCCGCCGCCGAGAAGATGAAGGAGTGA
- a CDS encoding DUF4234 domain-containing protein has translation MTKREPWIVLVLTFVTCGLYHLWWQYSTTEELKRVSGRDDLNPTMDLILTLLTCGLWVVYVAYRNAQVVHEMYGSRGMQHDDKSTLLVILYAVAVFNGVTAFIAPMILQDEINKLADRVLGSAGPAPSTF, from the coding sequence ATGACCAAGCGCGAGCCCTGGATCGTCCTCGTCCTGACCTTCGTGACGTGCGGCCTCTATCACCTGTGGTGGCAGTACTCGACCACCGAGGAGCTGAAGCGCGTCTCGGGGCGCGACGATCTGAATCCGACGATGGATCTGATCCTCACGCTGCTGACGTGTGGTCTGTGGGTCGTCTACGTCGCCTACCGGAACGCCCAGGTCGTGCACGAGATGTACGGATCACGCGGGATGCAGCACGACGACAAGTCGACGCTGCTCGTCATCCTCTACGCGGTCGCGGTCTTCAACGGCGTGACCGCGTTCATCGCGCCGATGATCCTGCAGGACGAGATCAACAAGCTCGCGGATCGCGTGCTGGGAAGCGCGGGCCCGGCCCCGTCGACGTTCTGA